Genomic segment of Ewingella sp. CoE-038-23:
CTTCCAGTGCCCGCAAAGCAACCGATTTCCCTGAACCGGAACGGCCGCTGACAATCATCAGCACCATGTTGTCACTCCCCTGCAATCAGTGTTCTGAATTCACTTTCCCGGAAGACTATCCGGGAACCGTCATTGGCAAAATCGCGCCGGTAAACACTATTATCCGGCTGAACATTAAAGAGATCTTAAATCTGTATTCTTCTTATTATTCACTTTCGGTCATGATTTGGAACAGTTCTTCGTCACTTTGCGCGCCGCGCAGGCGACGGCACACGGCTTTGTCAGCGAGCTTTTTCGCCACTAAAGACAAGGTGTGTAGATGGGTTTTACATTGATCGGCAGGGACCAGCAAGGCAAAAAGCAGGTCGACAGGTTGATTATCGATAGCGTCGAAAGCGATCGGCTGTTCCAGTTGAATGAACACACCTACGGCGCGCAGCGTATCCTCTTCCAATTTGCCGTGAGGAATGGCGATACCCGCACCGATACCGGTGCTGCCCATTCTCTCGCGGGTCAAAATGGCGTCAAAAATAACCTGTGGCGCCAGATTGAGCTGCTTGGCGGCGAGTTCGCTGATGATTTCCAGCGCGCGTTTCTTACTGGCGCAGTGAACGCCGCTTTTGGTGCACTCGGCATTAAGGACCGACGTTAACTGCATGGCTATATCGTTAATCATTTCATCATTCACTTTTTCGCTCTGACACCGGACAGGCTCTTTTACCCTAAATGACAGTTCGGCTCGCTGCCAGAAGGTCGCGAGCCGATACTCAAGGTCCGTAGTGCATAGAGACTATGTGGGTGCTAGTGCTGTTTCAGTTTATCTTTATGCTTATTGAGCTGGCGAGCCAGCTTATCAATCAGGAGATCGACGGCTGCATACATATCCTGATGATCCGAGGTGGCGTGCAACTCGCCTCCATTCACATGCAGCGTGGCTTCCGCCTTTTTCTGCACTTTTTCAACGCTCAACACCACGTATACCTGATTTATTCGATCAAAATATTGCTCAAGTTTGGCAAATTTTGTCGTAACAAATTCTCTGATAGGTTCCGTGATCTCGATGTGGTGTCCGGTAATGTTGAGCTGCATAATGTCTTCCTTCTCTGTTGAGGTCAAACTAACTGTTTACGTTGGTTTGAAGGCGGGATGGACAAAGACTCTCGGTATTTCGCTACTGTGCGACGTGCGACCATGATCCCTTGATCAGAGAGCATGGTGGCTAACTTGCTGTCACTTAACGGTTTGACAGGGTTTTCCGCCGCGATTAATTTCTTCACCAGCGCCCTAATGGCGGTAGATGATGCCTCGCCTCCGCTGTCAGTACTGACATGGCTGGAGAAGAAATATTTTAGTTCGAAGATACCGCGCGGGCTGTGCAGAAACTTCTGCGTGGTCACGCGCGATATGGTCGATTCGTGCATATCCACGGCGCTGGCGATGTCGGCCAACACCATAGGTTTCATAAATTCTTCGCCTGACTCAAAGAACGCCTGCTGCTGCTCGACAATGCAGCGCGTCACTTTTAACAGCGTGTCGTTGCGGCTTTCGAGGCTCTTAATCAGCCACTTGGCTTCCTGCAAATTACTGCGAATGAACTGCCCGTCGCTGTCACTGCGCGTTGAGTTGCCCATCGCGGCATACTGCTGGTTAATCTTCAGGCGTGGAATGCTGTCTGAATTCAACTCGACGGTCCAGACGTTCGACACTTTACGCACCAGCACATCGGGGATCACATACTCAGATTCGCCGGTGTTGATCGACTGCCCTGGGCGCGGATCGAGCGACTGAATCAGCTGCATCGCACATTTAAGTGTATCTTCTTTTAAGCGGGTCGAACGCATAAGTGCGCGAAAATCATGATTGGCGAGCAGATCCAGATGTTCACTGACGATCAATTTAGCTTCGGCCAGAAAAGGCGTTTCCGCCACGTATTGCGATAGCTGGATCAGCAGGCAGTCGCGCAGGTCGCGTGCGGCAACCCCCACCGGATCAAAGCGTTGAACGCGCTTAAGCACGGCTTCAACCTCATCCATGCTTATCTCTTCATCGCCCATGCTTTCAAGGATATCTTCCAGCGAGACGGTGAGGTAGCCGGTGTCGTCAACGGCGTCGACGATAGAGGTGGCAATGGCGGCATCGGTGTCGGTGAAGGGGGTCAGTTCCACTTGCCACATGAGGTAATCTTGCAGCGTTTGGGTGGTTTCGCCCTGATAGATTGGCAACTCGTCATCACTGTAGTCATTACCAGTGCCTGACGGCGTTCCTGCGGTGTAAATCTCATCCCACGTGGCGTCGAGCGGCAGCTCCTCGGGCATATCTTTCTGCTCAAGGGCTTCACGCGTATCTAAGCCTTCACTGGCCGTGGCTTCGACGGAATCAATTTCATCATGCAGATCGGTTTGCTCCAACAGCGGGTTGCTTTCCAGCGCCAGTTGGATCTCCTGTTGGAGCTCAAGCGTTGATAGCTGCAACAGGCGAATAGCCTGCTGTAGCTGAGGTGTCATGGCCAATTGCTGGCTAAATCTGAGCTGCAAACCTTGCTTCATATCTTGGCTTTACTTCCTGAACTGAACTACCCGCCGTCACTCAACGCGAATGAAAGCGGGCAGAATCGGTGATTACAGACGGAACTCATTGCCGAGATAAACGCGTTTCACTTGTTCATCTTCCAGAATATCTGTCGGAGTACCATGAGCGATAAGCTTGCCCTGACTGACGATGTAAGCGCGCTCACAGACATCCAGCGTTTCACGAACGTTATGGTCGGTAATTAATACCCCCAGCCCGCTGTCGCGCAGATGTTCGATAATCTTTTTGATGTCGATAACTGAAATAGGGTCAACGCCGGCAAAGGGTTCATCCAGCAGGATAAATTTCGGGTTGGCGGCCAGCGCGCGGGCGATTTCAACACGACGGCGCTCACCACCAGACAGGGATTGACCCAAGTTATCGCGCAGATGAGAGATATGGAACTCTTCCATCAGCTCGTTGGCGCGGTCGTTACGCTGCTCTTTGGTCAGGTCGTCGCGAATTTCCAGCACGGCCATCAGGTTGTTGAAAACGCTGAGGCGGCGGAAAATAGAGGCTTCCTGCGGCAGATAGCCAATACCGCGACGTGCGCGGGTATGCAGCGGCAGCAGACTGATGTCTTCATCATCAACCACAATACGACCCGCGTCGCGCTGAACGATGCCCACGACCATGTAGAAGGTGGTGGTTTTACCGGCACCGTTTGGCCCCAGCAACCCAACGATTTCGCCGGAGTTGACGGTCAGGCTGACGTCCTCGACCACTTTGCGGCCTTTATAAGCCTTAGCCAGATTTTCTGCGATTAACGTTGCCATAAATTATCACTTACTCTTTTTGGTCGGAGTTGTCGCCGGTTGCTGGCCTTTGTCTTGCAATTGCGTAGGCACCAGCACGGTGGTCACACGGCCGCCTTTATTGTCACTGAAGGCCTGCATCTGCTGTTTTTGCACCAGATAAGTAATTTTGTCACCTTTCACGTTGCTATCTTGTTGTTCGAGATAAGCATTGCCGGTCAGCGTCACCAGATCGCTCGCCACTTCATAGCGCACTTTCGAAGCGTGGCCGCTGATTGGCTTACCGTTATCCTGCATCTGATAGAAGGTCACGGGATTACCATAGCCTTCTACCACTTCTTGCCCGGAAACGCCGTTAGGGCGGATAACCACGACTTTATCGGCTTTCACCTGAATAGAGCCTTGATTCACCACCACGTTGCCCGTAAAGGTCGCGGTATTGGTGTTCACATCCAGTGCCTGGTTAGCAGAGTCGATAGTGATCGGCTTTGTGGTGTCATCTTTCAGCGCAAACGCCGGAATGCTGACGGCTAACAGAGAGCTGGTGATCAGGAGATTACGGATTCTGTTTTTTGTTTTGAATTTCATAAGAGGTATTTACCTTATCGATCAGCTCTGCGGTTTTGTTACGCAGATTTCCACGCATTTTCATGCCGTTAGATGTAAAGCCTGTGCCGTAAAGCGTCACTTCATCATCAGAGGCAACATCTTGCGTTACCAAATTGACAGAAGCGTTGTCGGTTCTAATACGCTGCAATTGCGAGGTATCAGGCGTCAGACTGTCGACCTGCACATGACCATACAAATAGAGCATCTTGTCATTGGTCATCTTGGCGCGATCTGAGCGAACCGTCCACACAGGAATTTTGTCTTTGTCATACATGGTCATTACCGGGTTGGTAAACCATGTTAATTGAGTCGTAGTGTAATATTTGACTTCGTCAGAGACTAGCTTGTAATTCAGGGCGCCCATAGGGTTATAAACGACCGTCACCGTGTGCTGGCTCTGATAAGTCGGGTCCTGATCATTCACTGTGACAGGGGCAGTGTTGTCTGAATCAGACAGGTTCCAGCCAATCAGGGCTAATACCACGATGGCCAGAACGATAGTTATCCAAAGCTTAGGTTTGTTCATATTGACAGCCCTTTGGCGTCCTCCAGCTTGCCCTGTGCCAGCAGAATAAGGTCACATATTTCGCGTACTGCGCCACGCCCACCGGGGATTTGGGTTACATAATGCGCCTTTGGAAGCAGAATAGGGTGCGCATCTTTTACGGCAACAGACAGACCTACTTCAGCCATCACCGGCCAGTCAATCAGGTCATCACCAATGTAGGCAACTTCATCAGCCTTTAAGGACAGTGTATCTAACAGTTCGCGGAAGGCCAAAAGCTTATCTGACTGCCCCTGATATAGATGACGAATTCCCAGCGTATTAGCGCGATCTTCCAGCAATTTTGCATTTCTACCGGTAATGATCGCCACTTCGACGTCGGACGTCAGCAGGCAGCGAATGCCATAGCCATCGCGTACATTGAAGGTTTTCAGCTCTTCGCCTTGATTACCCATATAAATCAGGCCATCAGACATCACGCCGTCCACATCACAAATCAGCAGGCGAATGGACTTAGCTCGCTCCAGCACATTGGCGCTGACCGGGCCATAACACGTATCCACCGTAGCTGCTTTATTACTCATTCAGGGCATTCCTCAATTAAATGACGCCAGCGCGCAGCATGTCGTGCATATGTACCACACCCATCAACTGGTCGCCATCGGCAACCATTACGCAGGTAATGTGTCGTTCCTGCATCAAGTTTAGGGCATCAACGGCCAGCAAATTCGGACGAACGCGGATGCCGCCCGTGGTCATGACATCAGCGATGGAGGCCTCATTGATATTGACGCCCATATCGAAGATGCGCCGTAAGTCACCATCAGTGAAGATGCCTTCGATTTTCATCAAGTCATCGCAAATGATGGTCATCCCGAGATTTTTGCGAGTGATCTCCAGCAGGGCGTCGCGCAGAGACGCATCGCGGCTGACGTGGGGGATTTCGCTCCCGGTGTGCATGATATCGCTGACGCGCAGCAGAAGCTTACGGCCAAGTGCTCCGCCGGGATGGGACATGGCGAAGTCTTCCTCGGTGAAGCCGCGAGCCTGTAACAGCGCCACGGCCAGCGCGTCGCCCATCACCATCACCGCGGTGGTGCTGGTGGTCGGCGCAAGGCCCAGCGGGCAGGCTTCTTCGGGAACGCGCACGCAGATATGCACATCGCCGGCTCGACCCATGGAGCTTTCCGGGTTGGCCGTCATGCAAATCAAGGGGATTGAAAGACGCTTCAGCACCGGGATCAGCGCCAAGATTTCGTGCGATTCACCGGAGTTGGAAATCAGGATAACAACGTCTTGTTTAGACACCATGCCCAGGTCGCCATGGCTGGCCTCGCCCGGGTGGACGAAGAACGCTGGCGTGCCTGTGCTGGCGAAGGTTGCCGCCATTTTGCGCCCGACGTGGCCTGATTTCCCCATCCCCATCACCACTATTTTACCGACGCAGGCGAACATCTTTTCACAGGCGCGGGTAAAATCGTCGTTGATGTATTGGTCGAGTTGCTCCAGTCCTTCGCGTTCCGTCTTCAGCACTGCTTTTCCTGCGGATTGATAATCAAACCCGCGCTCTAGCTCGAAATTTCCCATTTTTTCTTCCTGATGGGTCAAAAATCAACGCTGCCCGGCACAAAGTAGAGCAACGCGAGATAGGCGACAAAGCCGCATAATAACAAGGTTCCTGCCAGATGGCCGATGCGATGTTTGCGCATCAAACACAGGCCAGTTAGCACCACGCTGACGGCTAACATGACCCAGTAATCGCGGTGGAACGCCTCAGGGCTAAACGACCCTGGAGCCACCAGCGCGGGCAGGCCCAGCACCAAACAGGTGTTAAAGATGTTGGCACCGATAATATTACCCAGCGCGATGTCGTCTTCACCTTTCACCGCGCCAGCAATAAAGGTCGCCAGCTCCGGCAGGCTGGTGCCGATAGCCACCACCGTCAAACCGATAATCAGTTCGCTGACGCCAAAGTAGCGGGCAATCACCGTCGAGTTATCAACAATCATGCTCGACGCCAGCGGCATGATAATGAACCCCAGCGCCAGCCACAGGAAAGCGACCGTATTGCTACTGTCCTGTGGAAGTTCGGCCATCTGTTCATAAGTCAGCGTGTCCAACCCTTGCTTCTCGGCGGCGCGGGCAATTTTTATCATTAAGATGACAAAAATCGCGGCACTCGCCAGCAGCAGAAGGCCGTCCATTCTGCTCAATTCACCATCGCTAAGCAGAAAACCACAGAGCACGGTGACCAGTAACAATAAAGGGAGTTCGCGGCGCAAGATATCAGAACCCACGGAAAGTGGATGAATTAGGGCCGCTCCGCCCAAAATCAGAAGAATATTAATGATATTTGAACCGATGGCGTTACCCACGGCTAAATCCATCTGATCATTAATCGCGGCGGTGGTGGATACCACCAGCTCCGGCAAGGAGATCCCGATGCCAACCACGGTCATACCTATAATTAACGGCGGGATGCCAATTGAGCGGGCGAGAACGGCGGCTCCGTACACTAATCGATCGGCGGCATAAACCAGAAGCAGGAGGCCGACAACCATGAGTACGATAGCGAGAAGCATGAAAAGTCCTTTAATTAGGTATAATGCGAGGTTCGTAACCCGAACAGGCGACCAAAATGGTAGTCAAAAATGATCAACAAGCTTCAAACTGTCCTGAATACAGCCAGTCAAAGCTGCTATATGTTAGACGAATTGTTGATTTGTTTTAATCGTGTTTTCGAAGATTTTGACCCTCTGCCAGAGAAAAGTAAATCAATGGCAACTTTAGTGACGCAAACGCGGTAAGTTTTTGTAAAAATACCGGAGTTATGCGCTGATCCCTCTAACATCAGGGGTATCGTAAGCTGAAACAGTCCGAAGGGATAAACTGAATGAGTCAGAGCCAATCGAATCTGGTCGAGATCAAAGGCATGAGCTTCATGCGCGGCGATCGTCCCATTTTCGAAGAGATAAACATGACGGTGCCACGCGGCAAAGTCACTGCCATCATGGGGCCATCGGGGATCGGGAAAACCACCTTGTTGCGTCTCATTGGCGGCCAGCTAGCACCAGACAGTGGTGAAATCTGGTTCGACGGGGAAAATATCCCTGCCTTATCACGCAGTAAGCTCTACGAATCACGTAAAAAAATGAGCATGCTGTTTCAGTCCGGTGCATTGTTCACCGACCTCAATGTGTTTGAAAATGTCGCCTTCCCGCTGCGCGAACACAGCAAGCTGCCCGAAGAGCTGCTGCGCAGCACTGTTACCATGAAGCTGGAGGCCGTTGGCCTGCGCGGGGCAGGGGAACTGATGCCGGCGGAGCTGTCCGGCGGTATGGCGCGTCGCGTCGCCTTGGCTCGCGCCATCGCGCTTGATCCCGAACTCATCATGTTCGACGAACCATTTGTCGGCCAGGACCCTATCACCATGGGCGTCTTGGTGAAGCTGATTGATGAGCTTAATCATGCACTTGGTGTTACCTGTATTGTCGTGTCGCACGACGTTCCCGAGGTCCTTAGCATCGCCGACTATGCTTATATCGTGGCGGCTCAGCATGTTATTGCGGAAGGAACGACGGAGGAATTGCAGAACAATCCTGACCCACGCGTCCGCCAGTTCCTGGACGGCATTGCGGATGGTCCGGTGCCTTTCCGGTTCCCAGCGGGTGATTATAAAACCGAGCTGCTTGGATGATGGAGTTGTATATCAATGTTAATTAAGGCATTAGCCTCAACGGGCCGCCGTGGCATTCAAACTTGCGCCTCTTTCGGTCGCGCCGGTTTGATGCTGTTCCGCGCTCTGGTCGGTAAGCCGCAGTTTGCCAAGCAGTGGCCGTTGCTGCTCAAACAGCTGTACAGCGTGGGCGTGCTGTCACTGCTGATCATTTTGGTTTCAGGCCTGTTTATCGGCATGGTGCTGGGGCTGCAAGGCTACATCGTTCTGACCACCTACAGTGCTGAAGCCAGTCTGGGCATGATGGTGGCACTCTCTTTGCTCCGCGAGTTGGGGCCGGTAGTCACGGCTCTGCTGTTCGCCGGGCGTGCGGGTTCTGCACTCACTGCGGAAATCGGCTTGATGAAAGCCACCGAGCAGATCTCAAGTCTGGAAATGATGGCAATCGACCCACTGCGCCGCGTTGTCGCGCCGCGCTTCTGGGCCGGGATGATCTCCATGCCACTGCTCACCGCCATTTTTGTCGCGGTGGGGATTTGGGGCGGCTCTCTGGTCGGCGTTAACTGGAAAGGCATCGACAGCGGCTTCTTCTGGTCCGCCATGCAAAGTGCAGTAGAATGGCGTCATGACCTGCTCAACTGTTTGATTAAAAGCGTAGTTTTCGCTATTACCGTGACCTGGATTGCGCTTTTCAATGGTTATGATGCTATCCCAACTTCGGAAGGGATTAGCCGGGCAACGACTCGTACCGTGGTGCATTCGTCTTTGGCGGTGCTGGGATTAGATTTTGTGCTGACAGCACTGATGTTTGGGAATTAATCGATGCAAACGAAAAAGAGTGAAATTTGGGTTGGCGCATTTTTGATAATCGCCCTGTGCGCCGTGTTATTCCTTTGCCTCAAAGTGGCCGATATTCGTTCGATCGGTTCAGAACCGACTTACCGTATCTCTGCCACCTTTGACAACATCGGTGGCCTGAAAGCGGGCTCTCCGGTGAAAGTGGGCGGCGTAGTGGTTGGCCGTGTTAGCGCCATCACCCTCGATAAAAACTACTCGCCAAAAGTGGAAATGGATATCGAGCAGAAATACAATCAGATCCCGAGCACCAGTACTTTGGCGATTCGTACATCTGGCCTGCTGGGCGAGCAATTCCTGGCCCTGAACATTGGTTTCGAAGACCCAGAGATGGGAACGACTATCCTTAAAGATGGCGGTTCAATTCAGGACACCAAATCAGCTTTAGTGCTGGAAGACCTTATCGGCCAATTCCTGTACAAGAGTGGTAACGATGGTAAAGATGCGAAATCCGGTGACGCACAGGCAGCGCCAGATGCTGTATCAGCCCCACAACCTGCGGCCCCAAGTCATTAAGTAGTTTCCATCGCAAAGCTTTATTAAGAGGAGCACGGCATGTTTAAACGTATTATTTTGGCCACTCTGCTGGTGGTAATGGCACCCCTAGCCAATGCGGCAGTAGACAAGACCAACCCTTATAGCGTGATGAATGAAGCGGCGAAAAATACCTTTACCCGCTTGAAAACCGATCAGCCGAAAATCAAACAAGATCCAAACTATCTGCGTACCATCGTGCGTGAAGAGCTACTGCCTTTCGTGCAGATCAAATACGCGGGCGCTCTGGTGCTAGGCCGTTACTACAAAGATGCGACCCCAGCCCAGCGTGATGCGTACTTCAAAGCGTTCGGCGACTACCTGCAACAGGCTTACGGTCAGGCGCTGGCGTTATACCGCGATCAGACCTATCAGGTACAGCCTGAGCAGTCTTATGCCGGCCAGCAAATCATCGCTATCCGCGTTACCATCATCGACCAGCACGGCCGTCCGCCGGTTCGTCTTGATTTCCAATGGCGTAAAAACAGCCAGACTGGCGATTGGCAGGCTTATGACATGATTGCCGAAGGCGTCAGCATGATCTCTACCAAGCAGAACGAGTGGGCAGACATTTTGCGCCAGAAAGGCATTGATGGTCTGACTGAGCGTCTGAAACAAGCCGCTGCGCAGCCAATCACTCTGGATCAAAAATGAAAGGCCAACTGAGCTGGGAACATCAACCACCGCGCCTGATTTTGCGCGGTGAGTTGGATCGCGAAACCCTGCTGCCATTATGGAACCAGCGCCTGACTCTGATGGCGGGCGTTAACACTGTGGATGTTGCTGGCCTTGAGCGCGTTGATTCTGCCGGACTGGCGATGCTGGTTCACCTGCGTGAGCTGGCAGAGCAGGGCGGTGGCTCACTCAGCGTGACCGGCATGACCGACCGTTTGAGCACCTTGATCGCACTCTACAATTTGCAGGACATTATTCCTGTTAACTAAATGTGCCTTCCATGCCGGATAAAATAAGGCAATAGATACCGTGAGTTAGCCTGAAGTCATGGCTAAAGCGGCGTCCATACCGACAAGCCCCTGTGCGAAACTCTCGAACAGGGGCTTTTTCATGGTTTAAGAGTTGGCCGGATCTCTATAAGATGTTCGGCTGTTATGATCTCTTCAGAAGAATCGATTGCTATGGACACTAACGAAATTAAAGACGTGCTGATGAACGCATTGGCATTAGATGAAGCTCACATTACTGGCGACGGTAGCCATTTTCAGGCCATCGTGGTCGGCGCCATGTTCGACGGCATGAGCCGCGTGAAAAAACAGCAAACCGTGTACGCCCCGCTGATGGAATACATCGCTGATAACCGCATCCACGCCCTTTCTATCAAAGCTTATACCCCTGAAGAATGGCAGCGCGATCGCAAGCTGAACGGTTTTTAAGCTGCTGGTTCATCCGGCAGTTCCGCAATATTTGAAATGAAGTTTTTGAAATTAAGAGAGCCGTCATAATGGATAAATTTCGTGTACAGGGTGGGACTCGTCTAAGTGGCGAAGTGTCTATCTCCGGTGCAAAAAATGCCGCACTTCCTATCTTGTTTGCCGCGCTTCTCGCCGAAGAGCCGGTTGAGCTACAGAATGTCCCGCATTTAAAAGACATCGACACCACCATGAAGCTGCTTGGTCAGCTGGGGACTAAAGTCGAACGTAATGGTTCGGTTTTTGTTGATGCACGCGACGTAAATGAATTTTGCGCGCCATACGACTTAGTCAAAACCATGCGCGCTTCTATCTGGGCATTAGGCCCGCTGGTTGCTCGTTTCGGTCAGGGGCAGGTTTCCCTGCCGGGCGGCTGCGCTATCGGCGCGCGTCCGGTTGATTTGCACATTAGCGGCCTTGAGCAGTTGGGTGCCAAAATCGTGCTGGAAGAAGGCTATGTGAAAGCTTCTGTCGATGGCCGCCTGAAGGGCGCTCACATCGTGATGGACAAGGTGAGCGTAGGCGCGACCGTGACAATCATGTGTGCGGCAACCTTGGCTGAAGGCACCACCATCATCGAGAACGCGGCGCGTGAGCCTGAAATCGCGGACACTGCCGGCTTCCTCAACGCCATCGGTGCGAAAATCACTGGCGCAGGTACCGACAAAATCACCATCGAAGGCGTGAAGCGTCTCGGCGGCGGTGTTTACCGCGTCGTGCCTGACCGTATCGAAACCGGCACTTTCCTGATTGCAGCTGCTATCTCTGGCGGTAAAGTGGTTTGCCGCGATACTCGCCCTGACACGCTGGATGCCGTGCTGGCAAAACTGCGTGAAGCAGGTGCTGATATCGAAGTAGGCGAAGATTGGATCAGCCTCGACATGCACGGTAAGCGCGCGAAAGCCGTAACGCTGCGCACCGCCCCGCACCCGGGCTTCCCGACTGACATGCAGGCGCAGTTCAGCTTGCTGAATCTGGTGGCTGAAGGTACCGGCGTTATCACCGAAACCATCTTCGAAAACCGCTTCATGCACATCCCTGAGCTTATCCGTATGGGTGCTCACGCTGAGATTGAAGGCAGCACCTTGATTTGTCACGGTGTTGAGCAGCTGTCCGGTGCGCAGGTAATGGCGACCGACCTGCGCGCTTCGGCGAGTCTGGTACTGGCGGGCTGTATTGCGGAAGGCGTGACTATCGTTGACCGTATTTATCACATCGATCGCGGGTATGAGCGTATCGAAGATAAACTGCGCCAGCTGGGTGCAAAAATCGAACGTGTGAAAGGCGAGTAATTACGCCGTACTGCCCGACATATCCTGTCGGGCCACCCATAAAAAAGCCGGAAGATTGAATCTTCCGGCTTTTTTTATCGCTCTGGTTTTTATCGCCCGATCAATGCGACGGATATTCCTGAATGGTGACCTGTAGAGCAATCTTCTTGCCGTCGCGCATGATCTCAACCGGGATAACCGTGCCAGGGCGAATCTCTGCGACCTGGTCCATCGTCTCAATGGCTGACACCGCCGGTTTGCCGTTCACGCTGACAATCACGTCGCTCACCACGATACCCGCGTTGGCCGCCGGACCGTTTGGTGTCACTTCATTAACGATAATGCCCTGAATTCTATCTAAACCGGTATTTGGCCCGTGCAGAGGAGAAGCCTCGCGCCCGCCGATACCGATATAACCACGGATCACCCGACCATCGCGGATAAGCTTGCCCATGACTTTGGTGGCCAATGCGGTAGGGATGGCGAAGCCGATGCCCTCTGGCGTCGCGCCATCATTGCTCTGGTCGAAGGAGAGGGTGTTGATACCCACCAGTTCGCCCAGTGAGTTCACCAGCGCCCCGCCCGAGTTGCCTTGGTTAATAGAGGCATCGGTTTGCAGGAAGTTTTGGCGACCAGACGGGCTTAAACCAATACGCCCCGTGGCGCTGATAATCCCCTGCGTCACGGTCTGACCAAGGTTATAAGGGTTGCCAATCGCCATCACGATGTCGCCCACGTGAGGCACCCGCTTGGCGTTAATCGGAATGACCGGCAGATTAGTACCTGCATCGATTTTCAGCACGGCCAGATCGGTGAGGGTATCCGAACCGACCAGCAGGGCTTCAAACACGCGCCCATCCTGTAATGCGACGATGATTTGGTCAGCATTATTGATAACGTGTTTGTTGGTCAGAATGTAGCCTTTGTCATTCATGATGACGCCCGATCCCAGAGTGCGGATCTGCAACTCGCTTTGCGAGTTGGCTCCCATATTACGGTTATAAACGTTAACTACCGCAGGGGCTGCGTGACGCACGCCTTCGTTATAGCTGACCGGCTGTTGGCTATTTTCAGTGAAATTATGCTCAAACAGCGGCTGGGCGATATTTTTACGCAGCATAGGCACCGCGGCCAGCAAAATACCGGCAACAATCAGTCCAATAACGGCGGATCGCAATAACTTAACTAGCATGAGTGTCTGGAATGGTGGTTGAAATATGTCAGAAGGATAGCATGAGTTAATCGGACGCAGCACTGGCTACGTCCGATTTTCAGAGGTTTACGGCATTAACGACGCTTTTACGGCATCAACAAATAGATATTCTGCCCTTTACGTTGCACGCTCAGGGCAATCAAGGCCGGTTTGGTTTCCAGGATCTTGCGCAGTGCAGCCAGATTGTCGACGGCCTCGCGGTTTACGCCGACGATCACGTCATCTTTCTGCAAGCCGATT
This window contains:
- the ptsN gene encoding PTS IIA-like nitrogen regulatory protein PtsN, encoding MNDEMINDIAMQLTSVLNAECTKSGVHCASKKRALEIISELAAKQLNLAPQVIFDAILTRERMGSTGIGAGIAIPHGKLEEDTLRAVGVFIQLEQPIAFDAIDNQPVDLLFALLVPADQCKTHLHTLSLVAKKLADKAVCRRLRGAQSDEELFQIMTESE
- the hpf gene encoding ribosome hibernation promoting factor; protein product: MQLNITGHHIEITEPIREFVTTKFAKLEQYFDRINQVYVVLSVEKVQKKAEATLHVNGGELHATSDHQDMYAAVDLLIDKLARQLNKHKDKLKQH
- the rpoN gene encoding RNA polymerase factor sigma-54, which encodes MKQGLQLRFSQQLAMTPQLQQAIRLLQLSTLELQQEIQLALESNPLLEQTDLHDEIDSVEATASEGLDTREALEQKDMPEELPLDATWDEIYTAGTPSGTGNDYSDDELPIYQGETTQTLQDYLMWQVELTPFTDTDAAIATSIVDAVDDTGYLTVSLEDILESMGDEEISMDEVEAVLKRVQRFDPVGVAARDLRDCLLIQLSQYVAETPFLAEAKLIVSEHLDLLANHDFRALMRSTRLKEDTLKCAMQLIQSLDPRPGQSINTGESEYVIPDVLVRKVSNVWTVELNSDSIPRLKINQQYAAMGNSTRSDSDGQFIRSNLQEAKWLIKSLESRNDTLLKVTRCIVEQQQAFFESGEEFMKPMVLADIASAVDMHESTISRVTTQKFLHSPRGIFELKYFFSSHVSTDSGGEASSTAIRALVKKLIAAENPVKPLSDSKLATMLSDQGIMVARRTVAKYRESLSIPPSNQRKQLV
- the lptB gene encoding LPS export ABC transporter ATP-binding protein, which translates into the protein MATLIAENLAKAYKGRKVVEDVSLTVNSGEIVGLLGPNGAGKTTTFYMVVGIVQRDAGRIVVDDEDISLLPLHTRARRGIGYLPQEASIFRRLSVFNNLMAVLEIRDDLTKEQRNDRANELMEEFHISHLRDNLGQSLSGGERRRVEIARALAANPKFILLDEPFAGVDPISVIDIKKIIEHLRDSGLGVLITDHNVRETLDVCERAYIVSQGKLIAHGTPTDILEDEQVKRVYLGNEFRL
- the lptA gene encoding lipopolysaccharide ABC transporter substrate-binding protein LptA, which translates into the protein MKFKTKNRIRNLLITSSLLAVSIPAFALKDDTTKPITIDSANQALDVNTNTATFTGNVVVNQGSIQVKADKVVVIRPNGVSGQEVVEGYGNPVTFYQMQDNGKPISGHASKVRYEVASDLVTLTGNAYLEQQDSNVKGDKITYLVQKQQMQAFSDNKGGRVTTVLVPTQLQDKGQQPATTPTKKSK
- the lptC gene encoding LPS export ABC transporter periplasmic protein LptC — protein: MNKPKLWITIVLAIVVLALIGWNLSDSDNTAPVTVNDQDPTYQSQHTVTVVYNPMGALNYKLVSDEVKYYTTTQLTWFTNPVMTMYDKDKIPVWTVRSDRAKMTNDKMLYLYGHVQVDSLTPDTSQLQRIRTDNASVNLVTQDVASDDEVTLYGTGFTSNGMKMRGNLRNKTAELIDKVNTSYEIQNKKQNP
- the kdsC gene encoding 3-deoxy-manno-octulosonate-8-phosphatase KdsC → MSNKAATVDTCYGPVSANVLERAKSIRLLICDVDGVMSDGLIYMGNQGEELKTFNVRDGYGIRCLLTSDVEVAIITGRNAKLLEDRANTLGIRHLYQGQSDKLLAFRELLDTLSLKADEVAYIGDDLIDWPVMAEVGLSVAVKDAHPILLPKAHYVTQIPGGRGAVREICDLILLAQGKLEDAKGLSI
- the kdsD gene encoding arabinose-5-phosphate isomerase KdsD, yielding MGNFELERGFDYQSAGKAVLKTEREGLEQLDQYINDDFTRACEKMFACVGKIVVMGMGKSGHVGRKMAATFASTGTPAFFVHPGEASHGDLGMVSKQDVVILISNSGESHEILALIPVLKRLSIPLICMTANPESSMGRAGDVHICVRVPEEACPLGLAPTTSTTAVMVMGDALAVALLQARGFTEEDFAMSHPGGALGRKLLLRVSDIMHTGSEIPHVSRDASLRDALLEITRKNLGMTIICDDLMKIEGIFTDGDLRRIFDMGVNINEASIADVMTTGGIRVRPNLLAVDALNLMQERHITCVMVADGDQLMGVVHMHDMLRAGVI